A single genomic interval of Rhizophagus irregularis chromosome 15, complete sequence harbors:
- a CDS encoding uncharacterized protein (MEROPS:MER0209971): MKVTNYIIPASKIRNVPGKNNTQLRLSVNCYEPYEKKNDSGDGINMVFAHATGFHKEIWEPVIKLLLDQKQLNIDKILALDYYNHGDSAILNEKILPDSLRWWDHGYDISQVIDYFKIKKPVVGVGHSIGGASMVMTELIKPGTFSCIVCVDPVLSPRFTIYPAFNLDSILKRRDIWPDRKVAKTSFLKHQMFQSWDPEVLDIHIKYGLRETSDGQITLKCPKLQEYYTFADNILVNPSHSAIEAFYRLHEIKCPILFLTGESSNMELEWGSLIKTRTQRGEWCEIFGCGHLVTMENPKQVAYAIEIFIFKHLVVLKDHPIIPNNPSRIDNYTDFVLPIPDESSKSSKSSKL; the protein is encoded by the exons atgaaAGTAACTAATTACATTATTCCCGCTTCAAAAATTCGTAATGTTCCCGGGAAAAATAATACTCAATTAAGATTATCAGTTAACTGTTATGAaccttatgaaaaaaaaaatgattccgGTGACGGAATAAACATGGTTTTTGCTCATGCAACTGGTTTTCATAAAGAAATCTGGGAACCTgttataaaattgttattagaTCAAAAACAgttaaatattgataaaattttagctTTGGACTATTATAATCATGGGGATAGTGCCATAttaaatgagaaaattttacCTGACTCTT tgaGATGGTGGGATCATGGATATGATATTTCTCAAGTTATagattatttcaaaataaagaagCCTGTCGTTGGTGTAGGCCATTCAATTGGCGGTGCATCAAT gGTTATGACAGAATTAATTAAACCTGGTACTTTTTCATGTATTGTTTGCGTAGATCCAGTGTTATCTCCACGATTCACAATATACCCCGCATTTAATCttgattcaatattaaaaagaagagATATTTGGCCAGACAG AAAAGTTGCAAAGACTTCGTTTCTTAAACATCAAATGTTCCAAAGTTGGGATCCTGAAGTATTAGATATCCacata aaatatggaTTACGTGAAACATCTGATGGtcaaattacattaaaatgtCCTAAATTACAAGAATAT TATACGTTTGCagataatattttagttaatcCTTCCCATAGTGCAATTGAAGCATTTTATCGTTTACATGAAATTAAATgtccaattttatttttaactggTGAATCATCTAATATGGA gttGGAATGGGGTTCACTTATAAAAACACGTACTCAACGAGGTGAATGGTGTGAAATTTTTGGTTGCGGTcatttg GTAACAATGGAAAACCCAAAACAAGTTGCTTATGCAAttgagatttttatttttaaacatcTTGTTGTGTTAAAAGATCATCCAATAATCCCTAATAATCCATCTAgaattgataattatacaGATTTTGTTCTTCCTATCCCAGATGAATCATCTAAATCATCTAAATCATCTAAATTGTAA